A single Anopheles arabiensis isolate DONGOLA chromosome 2, AaraD3, whole genome shotgun sequence DNA region contains:
- the LOC120898528 gene encoding voltage-dependent T-type calcium channel subunit alpha-1G isoform X6, whose product MRNAAKDTVASQQPAAFTDKVNYGGGVIESINLKNDRNGAPTAHQHRNSLQQQQQLQKRPSVVKGGSGGGRGTARHVSTSSEATDTSGSSCSDGDTTSSSYDEPNLPYPGFTEYSLKYLTQDSKPRIWCLQLITNPWFERISMLVILLNCVTLGMYQPCVDDACVTNRCKILQIFDDIIFAFFSLEMTIKIVAMGAWGKGTYLADSWNRLDFFIVLAGALEYCLQVENLNLTAIRTIRVLRPLRAINRIPSMRILVMLLLDTLPMLGNVLLLCFFVFFIFGIVGVQLWEGILRQRCVIKLPDNVSPPSYLTSSPRNIYYRIVNQKKIKTDVSFYYEFSKEQDYICSKPEDSGMHLCQNLPPYRIGPLLCNDSALPYSENEPTATACVNWNQYYTNCTQLGNNPFQGTISFDNIGLAWVAIFLVISLEGWTDIMYYVQDAHSFWDWIYFVLLIVIGSFFMINLCLVVIATQFSETKKREMERMRQERARFTSSSTLASSTNNSEPTTCYAEIVKYIGHLYRRFKRRLIKKLRLYKYHMQKRKEGLIPCTPETITLSPNKIKAHHPKCPRMGALLQQQHASITNLQQQKNKHDLQSSLSINRTGVTLNHPEPGTIVPSADNQVSSPEVSEIVSLENIKNNALNNSTTYLNEDRQKVLLLKINNEDQSNGQDHHCMPSLLSPPSAEPPQDKNVYCLEKMTQAGDGSIWQVNLPHSLQTVSTVFNEYSDLCLSDAMTCQELLAFSVAFSAALPTGQTTLESFYTSLKRAKGAEPARQTNATLPLPEIERLSSKSSNEPSRTSFDPVSAGINNINMEEFACCYEYYQNQGLAEEKRPQRSKCARALLAVWRCFRRTCHLTRVLVKKLVDHKYFQQGILLAILINTLSMGIEYHDQPAELTAIVETSNIVFSAIFAVEMILKVIAEGPFRYVANGFNVFDGVIVILSVVELGQSYLGEGQGSSGLSVLRTFRLLRILKLVRFMPNLRRQLFVMLRTMDNVAIFFSLLILFIFIFSILGMYLFGGKFCKFVEESGKERECTCPEIVSKHPQCECDRKHFNNILWATVTVFQILTQEDWNVVLFNGMEKTSHWAALYFVTLMTFGNYVLFNLLVAILVEGFSSERNERREREQRELVKAKLNAEALAQEQSMEVYDDQRSFSESSTTDSYNGSRGKWYSVEELTKVRNLDIKCNIQKQRLLQPNYEDPKNVAQKNKREKDVSKPEPTATKKLRGKKAESLKLYNIQVQDPPIITTTAATPQDSPSGTMESGTSFKDWDQADFEKYERENSSLLKPPSILGSLKTLDDRSFFEGTPVLNEMRKKHDKNHTTSSDSRLSVVDKQQKKQQEKSLTESASAPKAVGKDETANGGLHRQASTEEGVLNNGKILSQPKGFGATDRRTLDPLLEKSNRIQNDTQGSRTPNRRRSSVRRSSSVKVDSGASSIASNLSLTSHPRCYYNNGSTKYYFDRKNSLRLCDIRTPNNRRRMSSFEQAYHKQSPMSSIRNLEIKQLQDEMDKGKLDKSSNAFKIAGNSTDLTGKATRNDGTPKKKGKGRLKQFFRMVTPYHFVEDHETYTLYLFPEHNRFRQICSWFVNQKWFDNVILLFIALNCITLAMERPNIPPNCTERYFLATANYVFTGVFAVEMFIKVVSAGLFYGPDAYFTSGWNIMDGSLVTISIVDLLMSLISESSPRIFGILRVFRLLRSLRPLRVINRAPGLKLVVQTLLSSLRPIGNIVLICCTFFIIFGILGVQLFKGTFYYCEGENIKGVKNKQDCLAIEGNVWINRKYNFDDLGKALMSLFVLSSRDGWVNIMYTGLDAVGVDQQPIVNYNEWRLLYFIAFILLVGFFVLNMFVGVVVENFHRCREEQEKEEKIRRAAKRALQMEKKRKSIAYFAASRVVWKGSGHHLKRTHMFLPLSTGMHEPPYYTNYSPMRLFVHNVVTSKYFDLAIAAVIGLNVVTMAMEYYMMPLALEYALKIFNYFFTAVFILEAAMKLLALGVKIYMKDRWNQLDVAIVILSIVGIVLEELETNIIPINPTIIRVMRVLRIARVLKLLKMAKGIRALLDTVMQALPQVGNLGLLFFLLFFIFAALGVELFGRLECSDEVPCQGLGEHAHFANFGMAFLTLFRVATGDNWNGIMKDTLRDDCDDAADCVKNCCVSTIIAPIFFVIFVLMAQFVLVNVVVAVLMKHLEESHKQMEDDLDIETELEREFEREQEFEEEQALCMQLNDDNNQVQKRPLTKVSSLPSNFTYSTPILEKKSNIQRRQTIQYFNQNLGLSVFNSYTNNNSYDETAENNINAEGEELDPGGGVPGARDECEEKKMKKIGEGVGGLVAADGGKGVGSDGLNSAKEYNVNSKNVNKRS is encoded by the exons ATGAGGAACGCGGCGAAAGATACGGTCGCATCGCAGCAGCCCGCCGCGTTCACCGATAAGGTCAATTATGGTGGCGGCGTGATTGAGTCGATAAACCTCAAGAACGACCGGAACGGTGCACCGACGGCACACCAGCACCGGAACAgcctgcaacagcagcagcagctacagaaGCGACCGTCGGTCGTGAAGGGTGGCTCTGGCGGAGGCAGAGGAACGGCACGCCACGTATCGACGTCCAGCGAGGCCACCGACACGTCCGGGAGCAGCTGCAGCGATGGGGACACGACGTCCTCGTCCTACGACGAGCCGAACCTGCCCTACCCGGGCTTCACCGAGTACTCGCTCAAGTACCTCACACAGGACTCGAAGCCGCGCATCTGGTGCCTGCAGCTCATCACTAATCC GTGGTTTGAGCGAATTTCGATGTTAGTCATTCTGCTGAACTGCGTCACCCTTGGCATGTATCAGCCGTGCGTGGATGATGCGTGCGTTACGAATCGCTGCAAAATTTTGCAG ATCTTTGATGACATCATCTTTGCCTTCTTCTCGCTCGAGATGACAATCAAGATCGTGGCGATGGGGGCCTGGGGCAAGGGCACCTACCTGGCCGACTCCTGGAACCGGCTCGACTTCTTCATCGTGCTGGCCGGTGCGCTCGAGTACTGTCTGCAGGTGGAAAACCTTAACCTAACCGCCATCCGGACGATCCGCGTACTGCGCCCGCTGCGTGCCATCAACCGCATACCGA GCATGCGAATCctcgtgatgctgctgctggacacgCTGCCCATGCTCGgcaatgtgctgctgctgtgcttctTCGTGTTCTTCATCTTCGGCATCGTCGGGGTGCAGCTGTGGGAAGGCATCCTGCGCCAGCGGTGCGTCATCAAGCTACCGGACAACGTGTCCCCACCGTCCTACCT cACGTCGTCCCCGCGTAACATTTACTACCGAATTGTtaatcagaaaaaaatcaaaacaga TGTCTCCTTTTACTACGAGTTCTCCAAGGAGCAGGACTACATCTGCTCCAAGCCGGAAGACTCCGGGATGCATCTGTGCCAGAATCTGCCCCCGTATCGAATAGGACCGCTCCTGTGCAATG ACAGTGCACTGCCCTACTCGGAGAATGAACCAACGGCTACGGCCTGTGTGAACTGGAACCAGTACTACACGAACTGTACGCAGCTGGGCAACAATCCCTTCCAGGGCACGATATCATTCGACAACATAGGGCTAGCCTGGGTGGCAATATTTCTT GTCATATCGCTCGAAGGTTGGACGGATATAATGTACTACGTGCAGGACGCACACAGCTTCTGGGATTGGATCTACTTTGTGCTGCTGATAGTG ATCGGTTCCTTCTTCATGATCAACCTCTGCCTGGTCGTCATCGCAACGCAGTTCTCCGAGACGAAGAAGCGCGAGATGGAACGGATGAGACAGGAGCGGGCCCGCTTCACATCCTCGTCGACGCTCGCTTCCAGCACCAACAACTCCGAGCCGACGACCTGCTACGCCGAGATCGTCAAGTACATCGGGCACCTTTACCGACGTTTCAAGCGCCGCCTCATTAAGAAGTTACGATTGTATAA ATACCACATGCAGAAGCGCAAGGAAGGTCTTATACCGTGCACGCCCGAAACCATCACACTGTCGCCGAACAAAATCAAAGCCCATCACCCGAAATGTCCACGGATGGGTGCGctgctacagcagcagcacgcctCGATCACTAACCTGCAGCAACAGAAGAACAAACACGACCTGCAGTCCAGCCTGTCCATCAATCGGACGGGTGTCACGCTGAACCATCCCGAGCCGGGAACCATCGTACCATCGGCGGACAATCAGGTTTCATCGCCCGAGGTTTCGGAGATTGTCTCGCTGGAGAACATTAAAAACAATGCACTGAACAACTCTACCACATATCTGAACGAGGACCGACAGAAAGTGCTACTGCTGAAGATCAACAATGAGGATCAATCGAACGGACAA GATCACCACTGTATGCCAAGCTTGCTGAGTCCTCCGTCAGCAG AACCACCGCAAGATAAGAATGTGTACTGTTTGGAGAAAATGACCCAAGCAGGTGACGGTAGTATCTGGCAG GTCAACTTGCCGCACTCACTGCAGACGGTGAGTACCGTGTTCAACGAGTACTCCGACCTGTGCCTGTCGGACGCGATGACCTGCCAGGAGCTGTTAGCGTTCTCGGTGGCCTTCTCGGCCGCCCTGCCCACCGGTCAAACCACGCTGGAATCGTTCTACACCTCGCTGAAGCGTGCGAAGGGTGCCGAACCGGCACGGCAAACGAACGCCACACTGCCCCTGCCGGAAATTGAACGCCTCAGCAGCAAATCCAGCAACGAGCCGTCGCGCACCAGCTTCGACCCGGTGTCGGCCGgcatcaacaacatcaacatggAGGAGTTTGCCTGCTGCTACGAGTACTACCAAAACCAGGGCCTGGCGGAGGAGAAGCGACCGCAGCGCTCCAAGTGCGCGCGGGCGCTCCTCGCGGTGTGGCGGTGCTTCCGCCGCACCTGCCACTTGACGCGCGTGCTCGTGAAGAAGCTGGTCGATCACAAGTACTTCCAGCAGGGCATACTGCTGGCGATCCTCATCAACACGCTCTCGATGGGCATCGAGTACCATGATCAACCGGCCGAGCTGACGGCGATCGTCGAGACGAGCAACATCGTCTTCTCGGCCATCTTTGCGGTGGAGATGATCCTGAAGGTGATTGCCGAGGGCCCGTTCCGGTACGTGGCGAACGGGTTCAACGTGTTCGATGGTGTGATCGTCATACTGAg TGTGGTGGAGCTAGGGCAATCCTATCTGGGCGAGGGCCAGGGCAGCTCGGGTCTGAGCGTGTTGCGCACATTTCGGCTGCTGCGCATACTGAAGCTCGTGCGCTTCATGCCCAATCTGCGCCGGCAGCTGTTTGTCATGCTGCGCACCATGGACAACGTGGCCATCTTTTTCAGCCTGCTGATACtcttcatattcatattcag CATTCTTGGCATGTACCTTTTTGGAGGTAAGTTCTGTAAGTTTGTCGAAGAAAGCGGGAAAGAAAGGGAATGTACTTGTCCAGAAATTGTCTCCAAGCATCCGCAATGTGAATGCGACCGtaaacatttcaacaatatCCTCTGGGCCACTGTTACCGTCTTTCAA ATTCTCACGCAGGAAGACTGGAACGTGGTGCTGTTCAATGGCATGGAAAAGACTAGCCACTGGGCTGCACTGTACTTTGTCACACTGATGACGTTTGGCAACTATGTGCTGTTCAATCTGCTGGTCGCCATCCTGGTGGAAGGCTTCAGCTCGGAG CGTAACGAGCGACGGGAGCGTGAACAGCGCGAGCTGGTGAAGGCCAAACTGAATGCGGAAGCCCTGGCCCAGGAGCAGAGCATGGAGGTGTACGATGATCAGCGCAGCTTTTCCGAATCATCCACCACCGACAGCTACAACGGATCACGTGGCAAGTGGTACAGCGTGGAGGAACTAACCAAG GTGCGGAATTTGGACATCAAATGCAACATTCAGAAGCAGCGGCTGCTTCAACCCAACTACGAGGATCCGAAGAACGTGGCCCAGAAGAACAAGCGGGAAAAGGATGTGTCCAAGCCGGAACCGACTGCGACCAAAAAACTTAGAGGG AAAAAGGCGGAATCTTTAAAGCTGTACAACATCCAGGTGCAGGATCCGCCGATCATTACCACCACTGCAGCGACGCCCCAAGATTCGCCAAGCGGTACGATGGAGTCGGGCACGAGCTTCAAGGACTGGGATCAGGCGGACTTTGAAAAGTACGAGCGGGAGAATTCTTCCCTGCTGAAGCCACCCTCCATACTTGGCTCGCTCAAAACGCTGGACGATCGTTCCTTTTTCGAGGGTACACCTGTGCTGAACGAAATGCGTAAGAAGCACGACAAAAATCACACCACCTCGTCCGACAGCCGGCTGTCGGTGGTGGacaagcagcagaagaagcagcaggaaaagTCTCTCACCGAGTCGGCGAGCGCACCGAAAGCCGTTGGTAAGGACGAAACCGCTAACGGTGGACTCCATCGGCAAGCGTCCACGGAGGAGGGAGTACTAAACAATGGGAAGATCTTATCCCAGCCGAAGG GATTCGGTGCTACTGATCGCCGCACGCTTGATCCCCTGTTGGAAAAAAGCAACCGCATTCAGAATGATACGCAGGGCTCGAGGACGCCGAATCGCAGGCGCAGCTCGGTACGGCGATCGTCCTCGGTGAAGGTTGACAGTGGTGCAAGCAGCATCGCTAGCAATCTCAGCCTAACGTCCCATCCGCGCTGCTActacaacaacggcagcaccaAGTATTACTTCGATCGCAAAAACTCTCTGCGACTGTGTGACATTCGGACACCGAACAACCGGCGCCGTATGTCATCGTTCGAGCAGGCGTACCACAAACAGTCACCGATGAGCAGCATCCGAAACTTGGAAATCAAACAGCTGCAGGACGAAATGGATAAGGGCAAGCTGGACAAGTCGTCGAACGCGTTCAAGATCGCAGGCAACAGCACCGACCTAACCGGCAAGGCAACGCGCAACGATGGAACGCCCAAGAAGAAGGGCAAGGGACGGTTGAAGCAGTTTTTCCGCATGGTAACACCGTACCATTTCGTGGAGGATCATGAAACGTACACGCTGTACCTGTTTCCCGAGCACAACCG ATTTCGACAGATTTGTTCCTGGTTCGTCAACCAGAAATGGTTCGATAACGTCATCCTGCTGTTTATCGCACTCAACTGCATCACGCTGGCCATGGAACGGCCCAACATTCCACCGAACTGTACCGAGCGATACTTTCTCGCCACTGCCAACTATGTTTTCACTGGCGTTTTTGCGGTGGAAATGTTTATTAAG GTCGTTTCGGCTGGATTGTTCTATGGACCGGATGCGTACTTCACCTCGGGATGGAACATCATGGACGGTTCGCTGGTCACTATCTCCATTGTGGATCTGCTGATGTCGCTGATAAGCGAATCGAGTCCCAGGATCTTTGGAATCTTGCGAGTTTTCAGGCTGCTGCGATCGCTACGCCCGCTAAGGGTGATCAACCGCGCGCCCGGCCTGAAGTTGGTTGTCCAGACGCTGCTGTCTTCGCTGCGCCCGATCGGTAACATCGTACTGATCTGCTGCACCTTTTTCATCATCTTTGGCATATTGGGTGTGCAG CTATTCAAGGGCACTTTCTACTACTGCGAAGGGGAAAACATCAAGGGAGTCAAAAACAAGCAGGACTGTCTGGCGATCGAGGGAAACGTTTGGATCAACCGGAAGTACAACTTTGACGATCTCGGCAAAGCGCTCATGTCGCTGTTCGTGCTGTCGTCACGCGACGGTTGGGTTAACATCATGTACACCGGGCTCGATGCCGTTGGCGTGGATCAACAG CCAATCGTCAACTACAACGAGTGGCGCCTGCTATACTTCATTGCCTTCATACTGCTCGTGGGATTCTTTGTGCTGAACATGTTCGTTGGAGTGGTCGTCGAGAACTTCCACCGTTGCCGGGAGGagcaggaaaaggaggaaaaaatacGCCGTGCTGCCAAACGAGCGCTGCAGATGgagaaaaagcgaaaaagtATAGCATATTTTGCAGCGTCCCGTGTAGTGTGGAAGGGTTCGGGTCATCATTTAAAACGTACACACATGTTTCTTCCGCTCTCTACAGGAATGCACGAGCCGCCGTACTATACCAACTATTCCCCGATGCGACTGTTTGTGCACAACGTGGTCACCTCGAAGTACTTCGATCTGGCGATTGCCGCCGTGATAGGGCTGAACGTGGTCACGATGGCCATGGAATACTACATGATGCCGCTGGCATTGGAGTATGCGCTGAAGATTTTTAACTATTTCTTCACTGCCGTCTTTATACTCGAGGCGGCAATGAAGCTGCTCGCGCTAGGCGTGAAGATATACATGAAAGATCGCTGGAACCAGCTGGACGTCGCGATCGTGATACTGTCGATCGTGGGCATTGTGCTGGAGGAACTGGAAACGAACATTATACCGATCAATCCGACCATCATACGTGTAATGCGCGTCCTGCGGATCGCCCGCGTACTAAAGCTGCTGAAGATGGCCAAGGGTATCCGTGCTCTCCTGGACACCGTAATGCAGGCGTTGCCACAG GTCGGTAACCTGGGCCTGCTGTTTTTCCTACTATTCTTTATCTTTGCCGCACTCGGTGTGGAGCTGTTCGGGCGGCTCGAATGCTCCGACGAGGTGCCGTGCCAGGGTTTGGGAGAGCATGCACACTTTGCCAACTTCGGTATGGCCTTCTTGACGCTGTTCCGTGTGGCCACCGGTGACAACTGGAACGGCATCATGAAGGACACGCTGCGGGACGACTGCGACGACGCGGCCGATTGCGTGAAGAATTGCTGCGTGAGCACTATCATAGCGCCGATCTTCTTCGTCATCTTCGTGCTGATGGCACAGTTCGTATTGGTGAATGTGGTTGTGGCCGTGCTGATGAAGCATCTGGAAGAAAGCCACAAGCAGATGGAAGATGATTTGGATATTGAAACGGAGCTGGAACGCGAATTCGAAAGAGAGCAAGAGTTTGAGGAGGAACAAGCGCTTTGCATGCAGCTGAACGATGATAACAACCAAGTTCAAAAACGCCCACTAACCAAAGTTTCTTCCTTGCCTTCGAATTTCACGTACAGTACTCCGATCTTGGAGAAGAAGAGCAATATTCAACGTCGTCAGACCATACAGTATTTCAACCAGAATCTAGGCCTCTCGGTTTTCAACTCATACACCAATAACAATTCCTATGACGAAACGGCGGAGAACAATATCAACGCCGAGGGCGAAGAGTTAGACCCGGGTGGTGGCGTCCCGGGCGCCCGGGACGAGTGCGaggagaagaagatgaagaagattGGCGAGGGGGTCGGCGGCCTGGTGGCAGCCGACGGTGGGAAGGGCGTTGGCTCCGACGGTCTCAACTCGGCCAAGGAGTACAACGTCAACTCGAAAAACGTTAACAAAAGATCCTGA